One part of the Nostoc sp. PCC 7120 = FACHB-418 genome encodes these proteins:
- a CDS encoding ribose-phosphate pyrophosphokinase: MNAHRGSAVLSSATFKLQPTATGLTENHRLRLFSGSSNVQLSQEVARYLGMDLGPMIRKRFADGELYVQIQESIRGCDVYLIQPCCQPVNDHLMELLIMVDACRRASARQVTAVIPYYGYARADRKTAGRESITAKLVANLITQAGANRVLAMDLHAAQIQGYFDIPFDHVYGSPVLLDYLTSKQLHDIVVVSPDVGGVARARAFAKKLNDAPLAIIDKRRQAHNVAEVLNVIGDVKGKTAVLVDDMIDTGGTIAAGAKLLREEGARQVYACATHAVFSPPAVERLSSGLFEEVIVTNTIPIPESDRFPQLVVLSVANLLGETIWRIHEDTSISSMFR; the protein is encoded by the coding sequence ATGAATGCACATCGAGGATCTGCTGTGCTCAGTTCTGCAACTTTTAAACTGCAGCCAACTGCAACAGGACTGACTGAAAATCATCGCCTGCGGCTGTTTTCTGGCTCTTCTAACGTACAACTTTCTCAAGAAGTCGCTCGTTACCTGGGTATGGACTTAGGCCCCATGATCCGCAAAAGATTTGCGGATGGTGAACTGTATGTTCAAATTCAGGAATCGATTCGGGGTTGCGATGTCTACCTCATCCAACCATGTTGTCAACCAGTGAACGATCACTTAATGGAATTACTAATTATGGTTGATGCCTGTCGGCGCGCTTCTGCGCGACAGGTGACAGCAGTAATTCCTTACTATGGTTACGCTCGTGCTGACCGTAAAACCGCAGGGAGAGAATCAATCACTGCCAAGTTGGTTGCTAACCTGATTACTCAAGCCGGAGCTAATCGCGTCTTGGCAATGGATTTACACGCTGCTCAAATTCAGGGATACTTCGATATTCCGTTTGATCATGTGTACGGTTCACCGGTCTTGCTAGATTATCTAACAAGCAAACAACTGCATGATATTGTAGTGGTTTCCCCCGACGTTGGTGGTGTAGCGAGAGCAAGAGCATTTGCGAAAAAGCTCAATGATGCCCCACTGGCAATTATTGACAAACGCCGTCAGGCTCATAACGTCGCCGAAGTTTTAAATGTGATTGGTGATGTCAAAGGCAAAACCGCAGTTTTGGTTGATGACATGATCGATACTGGTGGCACAATTGCCGCCGGCGCTAAATTATTACGTGAAGAAGGGGCGCGTCAGGTATACGCTTGTGCAACCCATGCAGTCTTCTCTCCTCCTGCTGTTGAACGATTGTCCAGTGGCTTGTTTGAGGAAGTAATTGTCACCAATACAATACCCATACCAGAAAGCGATCGCTTTCCCCAACTAGTAGTGTTATCAGTCGCTAACTTGTTAGGGGAAACCATCTGGCGGATTCATGAAGATACATCTATAAGTAGTATGTTCCGCTAG
- the nadA gene encoding quinolinate synthase NadA, producing MFTTAFAQREQTQPGGLPLDLFAAIESLKKELNAVILAHYYQEPDIQDIADFIGDSLQLARAAAQTNADVIVFAGVHFMAETAKILNPEKLVLLPDLNAGCSLADSCPPKEFAAFKAAHPDHLVVSYINCSAEIKAMSDIICTSSNAVKIVQQIPKEQPIIFAPDRNLGRYVMEQTGRDLVLWQGSCLVHETFSEKKIVQLKVAHPQAEAIAHPECESSVLRHASFIGSTAALLQYCQTSPSQEFIVATEPGIIHQMQKLAPNKHFIPAPPINNCACNECPFMRLNTLEKLYWAMKNRTPEITMSEDIRLAALRPMQRMLEMSN from the coding sequence GTGTTTACCACTGCCTTTGCTCAACGGGAACAGACTCAACCAGGTGGACTACCACTAGATTTATTTGCCGCTATTGAGAGTCTGAAAAAAGAACTCAATGCGGTTATTTTGGCGCATTATTATCAAGAGCCGGATATTCAAGATATTGCAGACTTTATAGGCGATTCATTACAACTAGCTAGAGCCGCAGCTCAGACTAATGCAGATGTGATAGTCTTTGCTGGTGTTCATTTTATGGCAGAGACAGCCAAGATTCTTAATCCCGAAAAATTGGTACTGTTACCAGATTTAAATGCGGGTTGTTCTTTAGCAGATAGTTGTCCACCAAAAGAATTTGCCGCTTTTAAAGCAGCACATCCCGATCATTTAGTAGTTTCCTATATTAACTGCTCTGCTGAAATTAAAGCTATGAGCGATATTATCTGCACCAGTTCCAACGCCGTGAAAATTGTGCAGCAAATCCCTAAAGAACAGCCGATTATTTTTGCTCCTGACAGAAATTTGGGGCGTTATGTGATGGAGCAAACGGGACGGGATTTGGTACTGTGGCAAGGTAGCTGTTTGGTGCATGAAACCTTTTCTGAGAAGAAGATTGTACAATTAAAAGTCGCTCATCCCCAAGCAGAGGCGATCGCTCACCCAGAATGTGAAAGTAGTGTCTTGCGTCACGCTAGTTTTATCGGCTCTACAGCAGCCTTACTCCAATACTGTCAAACCAGCCCCAGTCAAGAATTTATCGTGGCGACTGAGCCAGGAATTATCCACCAAATGCAGAAACTAGCACCTAACAAGCATTTTATTCCTGCGCCACCCATAAATAATTGTGCTTGCAATGAATGTCCATTTATGCGGTTAAACACCCTAGAAAAACTCTACTGGGCAATGAAAAATCGTACTCCGGAAATTACCATGTCGGAAGATATCCGACTCGCGGCTCTGCGACCAATGCAACGAATGTTAGAGATGAGTAATTAG
- the mnmE gene encoding tRNA uridine-5-carboxymethylaminomethyl(34) synthesis GTPase MnmE, which produces MTQLLAITGTIAAIATAIVPQQGSVGIVRVSGSQAIAIAQTLFDAPGKQVWESHRILYGYIRHPQTRQIVDEALLLLMKAPRSYTREDVVEFHCHGGIIAVQQVLQLCLESGARLAQPGEFTLRAFLNGRLDLTQAESIADLVGARSPQAAQTALAGLQGKLAHPIRQLRANCLDILAEIEARIDFEEDLPPLDDEAIISDIENIAAEISQLLATKDKGELLRTGLKVAIVGRPNVGKSSLLNAWSQSDRAIVTDLPGTTRDVVESQLVVGGIPVQVLDTAGIRETSDQVEKIGVERSRQAANTADLVLLTIDAATGWTTGDQEIYEQVKHRPLILVMNKIDLVEKQLITSLEYPENITQIVHTAAAQKQGIDSLETAILEIVQTGKVQAADMDLAINQRQAAALTQAKMSLEQVQATITQQLPLDFWTIDLRGAIQALGEITGEEVTESVLDRIFSRFCIGK; this is translated from the coding sequence ATGACTCAACTTTTGGCTATTACTGGAACTATTGCGGCGATCGCTACAGCTATTGTCCCTCAACAAGGTAGCGTCGGTATCGTGCGGGTGTCTGGTTCCCAGGCAATAGCGATCGCCCAAACTCTGTTTGATGCGCCTGGTAAGCAAGTTTGGGAAAGTCACCGGATTCTTTACGGTTACATCCGCCATCCCCAAACGCGACAAATCGTAGATGAAGCCCTGTTACTGCTCATGAAAGCGCCTCGTTCTTACACCCGCGAAGATGTGGTAGAGTTCCATTGCCACGGGGGAATTATTGCAGTGCAGCAGGTGTTACAATTATGTCTGGAAAGCGGCGCTAGACTTGCTCAACCGGGGGAATTTACCCTCAGAGCCTTTTTGAATGGCAGACTAGATTTAACCCAAGCCGAGAGCATTGCTGATTTAGTCGGTGCGCGATCGCCCCAAGCGGCTCAAACGGCTTTAGCTGGTTTACAAGGCAAATTAGCTCATCCCATCCGCCAGTTACGCGCTAACTGTTTGGATATTTTGGCAGAAATTGAAGCCAGGATTGATTTTGAGGAAGATTTACCCCCGTTGGATGATGAAGCCATCATATCAGATATTGAAAACATTGCCGCAGAAATATCGCAACTACTGGCAACTAAAGACAAAGGTGAACTACTGCGGACAGGCTTAAAAGTGGCAATCGTAGGTCGTCCGAATGTAGGTAAATCCAGCTTATTGAATGCTTGGAGCCAGAGCGATCGCGCCATTGTCACCGACTTACCCGGCACAACCCGCGACGTTGTAGAATCGCAGTTAGTCGTCGGAGGCATTCCCGTACAAGTGCTAGATACAGCAGGCATTCGGGAGACTAGCGACCAAGTAGAAAAGATAGGCGTAGAGCGATCGCGTCAAGCAGCCAACACCGCCGATTTAGTCTTGTTAACCATCGATGCTGCCACCGGTTGGACGACTGGCGACCAAGAAATTTATGAACAAGTAAAACACCGTCCGTTAATTCTCGTGATGAATAAAATTGATTTGGTAGAAAAACAATTAATTACATCTTTAGAATATCCCGAAAATATTACTCAAATTGTTCACACAGCCGCAGCCCAAAAACAAGGAATTGATAGTCTAGAAACGGCAATATTAGAGATAGTTCAAACTGGAAAAGTCCAAGCGGCTGATATGGATTTAGCCATTAATCAAAGACAAGCCGCAGCCCTCACCCAAGCGAAAATGTCTCTAGAACAAGTGCAAGCCACAATTACCCAGCAGCTACCCCTAGATTTTTGGACAATTGACTTACGTGGTGCAATCCAAGCACTGGGAGAAATCACCGGGGAAGAGGTAACAGAGTCAGTGCTTGATAGGATTTTTAGTAGATTCTGTATAGGAAAGTAA
- a CDS encoding HD domain-containing protein has protein sequence MLSERFTQALTYATQLHAHQVRKGSGIPYVAHLLGVASIALEYGANEDEAIAALLHDAVEDQGGAATREEIRRRFGETVTAIVDGCTDADTIPKPPWKRRKEAYIAHISTASPSVLLVSAADKLHNARSILQDYRLVGESLWERFQGGKTGTLWYYRSLVDAYQKTETRAIVAELARVVTQIEDLASQKKSEA, from the coding sequence ATGCTTTCAGAACGCTTTACCCAAGCTTTGACTTACGCTACTCAACTCCACGCTCACCAAGTCCGTAAAGGTTCGGGTATCCCTTATGTGGCTCATTTGTTGGGTGTCGCCAGTATTGCCTTAGAATATGGAGCCAATGAAGATGAAGCCATAGCAGCACTTTTACACGACGCGGTGGAAGACCAAGGTGGCGCAGCGACAAGAGAAGAAATTCGTCGCCGCTTTGGCGAAACTGTCACGGCAATTGTTGATGGTTGTACAGACGCTGATACAATACCAAAGCCTCCTTGGAAACGACGCAAGGAGGCTTATATTGCTCATATTTCTACCGCCTCTCCATCAGTGCTACTGGTATCAGCTGCTGATAAACTCCACAATGCTCGGTCAATTCTCCAAGATTATCGCCTTGTGGGTGAATCCCTTTGGGAACGCTTCCAAGGTGGTAAAACTGGTACTCTTTGGTATTACCGATCGCTGGTGGATGCTTATCAAAAGACTGAAACTAGGGCCATTGTTGCAGAACTAGCACGGGTAGTTACCCAAATTGAGGATTTAGCATCTCAGAAAAAATCTGAAGCATGA
- a CDS encoding RNA-guided endonuclease InsQ/TnpB family protein, with amino-acid sequence MLLSYVYKLNPSLKQAETMERWLHLLRLQYNFRVRERTEAYEQAKAPVMGNYCILQTQAECCPLTCSVSKGALYGNPWSTKGKKRSPLAQQDANLVDLKKERPWYGEICYHVLQQMLKQVDTAFVRFFKGLGKYPKTKRRGKLRSFTYPTGDVGFKGNKVRLPGLGWMRFFQSRPFPLGFKIRSTTVRKKANGFYISVLLQDDTVPQASASQQIQTALGVDLGIKKLISLSTGETIANPRFYKQMERKRSRLNWAANRKVLGSRRRQKAYQQIAQLEQKVTNQREDYQWKIAHNLVKRFDLIVFENLNVQGMMARCKPKQDESGKYLRNGQSAKSGLNKAIADAAWGSLKLKVKILSERAGVLVHEVKPNFSSQECSECGYISPTNRDKEKFLCEHCGHHADADIDAAKVILKRGLSELGINLDAVSGVPRKQDKSTSKEPVARQGISTALAVEPGNPHQVEERLSN; translated from the coding sequence ATGCTTCTGTCCTACGTATATAAACTGAATCCCTCATTGAAACAAGCTGAAACAATGGAGCGTTGGCTGCATCTGCTTCGCCTCCAATACAACTTTCGAGTTAGGGAAAGAACGGAAGCATACGAGCAAGCAAAAGCACCTGTCATGGGTAACTACTGCATTCTTCAAACTCAAGCTGAATGCTGTCCATTAACTTGTTCCGTTAGCAAGGGTGCTTTGTACGGAAATCCCTGGAGTACAAAAGGGAAAAAACGTAGTCCCCTTGCTCAACAGGATGCCAATTTAGTAGACCTGAAAAAAGAGCGACCTTGGTACGGTGAGATTTGCTATCACGTCTTGCAACAAATGCTCAAGCAAGTTGATACTGCTTTTGTGAGGTTTTTTAAAGGCTTGGGTAAATATCCTAAAACAAAAAGAAGGGGAAAACTTCGCTCTTTCACTTACCCAACAGGGGATGTTGGCTTTAAAGGGAACAAAGTCAGACTACCTGGACTTGGCTGGATGCGATTTTTTCAATCTCGACCGTTTCCACTTGGCTTTAAAATTCGTTCTACCACTGTGCGGAAAAAGGCAAACGGTTTTTATATCTCCGTTCTGTTGCAAGATGACACAGTTCCCCAGGCTTCTGCATCCCAGCAAATACAAACAGCGTTGGGAGTGGATTTAGGAATTAAAAAGCTGATATCTCTAAGCACTGGTGAAACTATTGCCAATCCTCGATTTTACAAGCAGATGGAACGCAAGCGATCGCGTCTTAACTGGGCGGCGAATCGTAAAGTTTTAGGTTCCCGTCGTCGCCAAAAAGCATATCAGCAAATAGCGCAGCTAGAACAGAAAGTTACCAATCAAAGAGAGGATTATCAATGGAAAATAGCTCATAATTTAGTTAAGCGATTCGACCTGATTGTATTTGAAAATCTCAACGTTCAGGGTATGATGGCTCGTTGCAAGCCTAAGCAAGATGAAAGCGGTAAATACTTACGCAATGGCCAGTCTGCTAAATCTGGACTAAATAAAGCGATCGCTGATGCTGCTTGGGGTTCCCTCAAACTGAAAGTTAAAATTTTGTCCGAAAGGGCTGGCGTTCTAGTACATGAGGTTAAGCCAAACTTTAGCTCCCAAGAATGCAGCGAATGTGGCTATATCAGTCCTACAAACCGAGATAAAGAAAAGTTCCTTTGCGAACATTGTGGTCATCACGCAGATGCAGACATTGATGCAGCAAAAGTCATCTTAAAGCGCGGTTTAAGTGAACTGGGAATTAATTTAGATGCTGTATCGGGAGTCCCTCGAAAACAGGATAAAAGTACGTCCAAGGAGCCTGTTGCAAGACAGGGAATATCAACTGCGTTGGCGGTTGAGCCTGGGAACCCTCATCAAGTGGAGGAGAGGCTAAGTAATTAG
- a CDS encoding TIGR04168 family protein, whose amino-acid sequence MLEIYGKESGMTSQKYQSKTLKIAVVGDIHDQWEVEDGMALKHLGVDLVLFVGDFGNESVEVVRAIASLNIPKAAVMGNHDAWYTATEWGRKKCPYDRTKEDWVQEQLDLLGSAHVGYGKLDFPEWNLTVVGGRPFSWGGHEWRFADICKERYGVTTLEESAQRIFASVKSAACETIIFLGHNGPSGLGDRPEDPCGKDWHPIGGDFGDPDLAEAISLTMTAGKQIALVTFGHMHHTLRHTKKELRKPIFKSPEGIVYLNAASVPRIVEGESGKLRNFSLVSLEAGEVTQASLIWVGEDFQVAKEEIFYERSTPVVPSV is encoded by the coding sequence ATGCTGGAAATATACGGCAAGGAAAGTGGCATGACCAGTCAAAAATATCAATCCAAAACTCTGAAAATTGCTGTAGTTGGAGATATCCATGATCAGTGGGAAGTAGAAGATGGCATGGCACTCAAGCATTTGGGTGTGGATTTGGTGCTATTTGTGGGGGATTTTGGTAATGAGTCGGTGGAAGTGGTAAGAGCGATCGCATCCCTGAATATTCCCAAAGCGGCAGTTATGGGTAACCATGATGCGTGGTACACTGCCACAGAATGGGGACGAAAGAAATGCCCTTATGATCGCACCAAAGAAGACTGGGTACAGGAACAATTAGATTTACTTGGTTCAGCCCATGTGGGTTACGGTAAACTGGATTTCCCCGAATGGAATTTAACCGTGGTGGGTGGTCGTCCTTTTAGTTGGGGTGGTCATGAATGGAGATTTGCTGATATCTGTAAAGAGCGTTATGGTGTGACCACCCTGGAAGAATCAGCACAGAGAATATTTGCATCGGTAAAAAGTGCAGCCTGTGAGACAATTATCTTTCTTGGTCATAACGGGCCGAGTGGATTAGGCGATCGGCCAGAAGACCCATGTGGTAAAGATTGGCATCCCATAGGCGGCGACTTTGGCGACCCAGATTTAGCCGAAGCGATTTCTCTGACGATGACGGCTGGTAAACAAATTGCCCTGGTGACATTTGGTCATATGCACCACACGTTACGACACACCAAAAAAGAACTACGCAAACCCATCTTTAAAAGTCCAGAGGGGATAGTTTACCTGAACGCCGCCAGTGTACCCAGGATTGTAGAAGGTGAAAGCGGCAAATTGCGGAATTTTTCCCTGGTTTCCCTAGAGGCGGGTGAGGTGACGCAAGCTTCATTAATTTGGGTGGGCGAAGATTTTCAGGTGGCGAAAGAGGAAATTTTTTATGAGCGATCAACTCCAGTAGTACCATCTGTGTAG